From a single Hippopotamus amphibius kiboko isolate mHipAmp2 chromosome X, mHipAmp2.hap2, whole genome shotgun sequence genomic region:
- the MAGEE2 gene encoding melanoma-associated antigen E2: MSLVSQNACHRSAETTADYGDFHGEIQATNASGPPTSMLVPDAPQGPQAPIDSQGANTSQAAQDPDDLEVLIDEQSRRLGALRVHDPLEDRSIALVNFMRMKSQIEGSIHQTEMLEFLREYSDQFPEILRRASAHLDQVFGLNLRVLDPQADTYNLISKRGLQTTDRIAESLDMPKASLLALVLGHILLNGNRAREASIWDLLLKADVLDEPQIINIPFGNTRNLLTTDFVRMRFLEYWPVYGTNPLEFEFLWGSRAHKEITKMEALKFVAEAHDEEPWSWPEEYNKALEADKAKERSQAAGLEFWSEDTMNDKANDLVQLAINVTEELMPIHQDELLAHTGKEFEDVFPNILSRATLILDLFYGFSLIEVDTSEHIYLLVQQPESEEEQMMLESLGRPTQEYVMPILGLIFLMGNRVKEANVWNLLRRFGVDVGRKHAITCKLMRQRYLECRPLSYSNPVEYELLWGPRAHLETTKMKTLEYMARLYRKQPQDWPEQYREAVEDEEARARSEATAMFFFGPM, translated from the coding sequence ATGTCTCTGGTAAGCCAGAATGCGTGCCACCGCAGCGCAGAGACCACTGCAGATTACGGCGACTTCCATGGTGAGATACAGGCTACTAATGCCTCCGGGCCCCCCACCTCCATGCTAGTTCCTGACGCCCCCCAGGGCCCTCAGGCGCCAATCGACTCTCAGGGTGCCAACACTTCCCAGGCTGCACAGGACCCGGACGACCTCGAGGTGCTGATTGATGAGCAGTCCCGACGTTTGGGGGCGCTCAGGGTCCACGACCCTCTAGAAGACAGGTCAATTGCTTTGGTGAATTTCATGCGAATGAAAAGCCAAATCGAGGGGTCTATTCATCAGACAGAGATGCTGGAGTTCCTCAGAGAATACTCAGATCAGTTCCCTGAGATCCTCAGACGAGCCTCAGCCCATCTGGATCAGGTCTTTGGGTTGAACCTGAGGGTTCTTGATCCGCAGGCTGATACCTACAACCTAATCAGCAAACGGGGTCTCCAGACCACTGATCGGATAGCAGAATCCCTGGACATGCCAAAGGCAAGTCTCCTGGCCTTGGTCCTAGGCCACATTCTCCTGAATGGTAACCGGGCAAGAGAGGCCTCCATTTGGGATCTGTTGCTAAAGGCTGATGTGTTAGATGAGCCCCAAATAATCAATATCCCCTTTGGGAACACAAGGAACCTCCTAACTACTGACTTTGTGCGTATGCGGTTCTTGGAGTACTGGCCAGTGTATGGCACTAATCCCCTTGAATTTGAGTTCTTGtggggctctagagcccacaaggaAATCACAAAGATGGAAGCCCTGAAGTTTGTGGCAGAGGCCCATGATGAAGAACCCTGGAGCTGGCCAGAAGAATATAATAAGGCCCTGGAAGCTGACAAGGCCAAAGAAAGAAGCCAGGCTGCTGGCTTGGAGTTCTGGTCAGAGGACACTATGAATGATAAGGCAAATGATTTGGTCCAGTTGGCCATTAATGTCACAGAGGAGTTAATGCCTATACATCAGGATGAGTTGTTGGCTCACACTGGTAAGGAATTTGAGGATGTGTTCCCAAACATCCTCAGTCGAGCTACTCTAATCCTTGATCTGTTCTATGGGTTCTCTCTGATTGAGGTTGATACCAGTGAGCACATTTACCTCCTTGTCCAGCAACCAGAATCAGAAGAAGAGCAAATGATGCTAGAGAGCCTGGGGAGACCCACTCAAGAATATGTGATGCCAATCCTCGGTTTGATCTTCCTGATGGGCAACCGCGTCAAAGAGGCCAATGTCTGGAATTTGCTTCGGAGATTTGGTGTGGATGTAGGGAGAAAGCATGCCATCACCTGCAAACTTATGAGACAGCGCTACTTGGAATGTAGGCCACTGTCTTATTCTAATCCAGTTGAATATGAGCTTCTGTGGGGTCCTCGAGCTCACCTTGAAACCACCAAAATGAAAACCTTGGAGTACATGGCCAGGCTGTACAGAAAGCAACCACAGGACTGGCCAGAGCAATATAGGGAGGCTGTTGAAGATGAGGAGGCCAGAGCCAGATCTGAGGCAACTGCCATGTTCTTCTTTGGGCCCATGTGA